In one window of Bos taurus isolate L1 Dominette 01449 registration number 42190680 breed Hereford chromosome 15, ARS-UCD2.0, whole genome shotgun sequence DNA:
- the KMT2A gene encoding histone-lysine N-methyltransferase 2A isoform X10 — MAHSCRWRFPARPGTTGGGGGGGRRGLGGAPRQRVPALLLPPGPPVGGGGPGAPPSPPAVAAAAAAAGSGGAGVPGGAAAASAASSSSASSSSSSSSSASSGPALLRVGPGFDAALQVSAAIGTNLRRFRAVFGESGGGGGSGELTTQIPCSWRTKGLIHDKKTEPFRLLAWSWCLNDEQFLGFGSDEEVRVRSPTRSPSGSMLAQADKLPMTDKRVASLLKKAKAQLCKIEKSKSLKQTDQPKAQGQESDSSETSVRGPRIKHVCRRAAVALGRKRAVFPDDMPTLSALPWEEREKILSSMGNDDKSSIAGSEDAEPLAPPIKPIKPVTRNKAPQEPPVKKGRRSRRCGQCPGCQVPEDCGVCTNCLDKPKFGGRNIKKQCCKMRKCQNLQWMPSKAYLQKQAKAVKKKEKKSKTSEKKESKESSTVKNSVDSSQKSTPSAREDPAPKKSNSDPPPRKSVEDKSEEGNTATPGPEAKHVATPASRKSSKQVSQPAPAIPPQPPSTAPPRKEVPKTTPSEPKKKPPPPPESGPEQSKQKKVAPRPSIPVKQKPKEKEKPPPVNKQENAGTLNILSTLSNGNSSKQKVPADGVHRIRVDFKEDCEAENVWEMGGLGILTSVPITPRVVCFLCASSGHVEFVYCQVCCEPFHKFCLEENERPLEDQLENWCCRRCKFCHVCGRQHQAAKQLLECNKCRNSYHPECLGPNYPTKPTKKKKVWICTKCVRCKSCGSTTPGKGWDAQWSHDFSLCHDCAKLFAKGNFCPLCDKCYDDDDYESKMMQCGKCDRWVHSKCENLSGTEDEMYEILSNLPESVAYTCVNCTERHPAEWRLALEKELQISLKQVLTALLNSRTTSHLLRYRQAAKPPDLNPETEESIPSRSSPEGPDPPVLTEVSKQEDQQPLDLEGVKRKMDQGNYTSVLEFSDDIVKIIQAAINSDGGQPEIKKANSMVKSFFIRQMERVFPWFSVKKSRFWEPNKVSSNSGMLPNAVLPPSLDHNYAQWQEREENSHTEQPPLMKKIIPAPKPKGPGEPDSPTPLHPPTPPILSTDRSREDSPELNPPPGIEDNRQCALCLTYGDDSANDAGRLLYIGQNEWTHVNCALWSAEVFEDDDGSLKNVHMAVIRGKQLRCEFCQKPGATVGCCLTSCTSNYHFMCSRAKNCVFLDDKKVYCQRHRDLIKGEVVPENGFEVFRRVFVDFEGISLRRKFLNGLEPENIHMMIGSMTIDCLGILNDLSDCEDKLFPIGYQCSRVYWSTTDARKRCVYTCKIVECRPPVVEPDINSTVEHDENRTIAHSPPSFAEISPKESQNTAEIVSPPSPDRPPHSQTSGSCFYHVISKVPRIRTPSYSPTQRSPGCRPLPSAGSPTPTTHEIVTVGDPLLSSGLRSIGSRRHSTSSLSPQRSKLRIMSPMRTGSTYSRNSVSSVSTTGATADLESSAKAVDHVLGPLNSNANLGQNTPTSSNLQRTAVTVGTKTSHLDGSSSLETKHSSASDLTSKSSSLKGEKTKMPSSKNSEGSAHNVGYPGIPKLAPQVHNATAGELNVNKMGTFADLSSVPFSSKEGLPFPPLHLRGQRNERDQQTNGNQSANPNPDEDAEVKTLKLSGVSSRSSIINEHVGASSRDRRQKGKKSCKETFKEKHSSKPFLEPGQVATGEEGNLKPEFVDEMLTPDFMGQRSCNNVSSEKTGDKVHPIPGVPKAPSMQVEGSAKELQTPRKRTVKVTLTPLKMESEGQSKNTLKESSPVSPLQIESVSPTEPVSASESPGDGPVAQPSPNNTSSQDSQSNNYQNLPVQDRNLMLPDGPKPQEDGSFKRRYPRRSARARSNMFFGLTPLYGVRSYGEEDIPFYSSSTGKKRGKRSAEGQVDGADDLSTSDEDDLYYYNFSRTVISSGGEERLTPHNLFREEEQCDLPKISQLDGIDDGTESDTSVTATTRKSSQIPKRNSKENGTENLKMDRPEDTGEKEHVIKSSVGHKNEPKVDNCHAVSRVKAPGQDSLEAQLSSLESSRRVHTSTPSDKNLLDTYNTELLKSDSDNNNSDDCGNILPSDIMDFVLKNTPSMQALGESPESSSSELLNLGEGLGLDSNREKDMGLFEVFSQQLPTTEPVDSSVSSSISAEEQFELPLELPSDLSVLTTRSPTVPSQNSSRLAVISDSGEKRVTITEKASSEGDSSLLSPGVDPSPEGHMTPDHFIQGHMDADHISSPPCGSVEQGHGNNQDLTRNSNTPGLQVPVSPTVPIQNQKYAPNSTDSPGPSQISNAAVQTTPPHLKPATEKLIVVNQNMQPLYVLQTLPNGVTQKIQLTSSVSSAPSVMETNTSVLGPMGSGLTLTTGLNPNLPASQSLFPPATKGLLPMSHHQHLHSFPAATQSSFPPNISSPSGLLIGVQPSPDPQLLVSEASQRTDLSTTVATPSSGLKKRPISRLQTRKNKKLAPSSTPSNIAPSDVVSNMTLINFTPSQLPNHPNLLDLGSLNTSSHRTVPNIIKRSKSGIMYFEQAPLLPQSVGGTTAPAAGTATISQDTSHLTTGPVSGLASGSSVLNVVSMQTTTAPTSSASVPGHVALTNPRLLGTPDIGSISNLLIKASQQSLGIQDQPVALPPSSGMFPPLGTSQTPSTGAMTAAPSICVLPSTQTAGVTAASPSGEAEEHYQLHHVNQLLASKTGVLSSQRDLDSAPGSQGSSFTQTVDAPNPMGLEQNKALPSAMQASSASPGGSPSSGQRSASPSVPGPTKPKPKIKRIQLPLDKGSGKKHKVSHLRTSSSEAHIPDQEANTTPQTSVTGTPGAEAEPQDTASVEQSPQKECGQPAAQVAALPEIQTTQNPAHEPENSEPKTAEEEESNFSSPLMLWLQQEQKRKESIAEKKPKKGLVFEISSDDGFQICAESIEDAWKSLTDKVQEARSNARLKQLSFAGVNGLRMLGILHDAVVFLIEQLSGAKHCRNYKFRFHKPEEANEPPLNPHGSARAEVHLRQSAFDMFNFLASKHRQPPEYNPNDEEEEEVQLKSARRATSMDLPMPMRFRHLKKTSKEAVGVYRSPIHGRGLFCKRNIDAGEMVIEYAGNVIRSIQTDKREKYYDSKGIGCYMFRIDDSEVVDATMHGNAARFINHSCEPNCYSRVINIDGQKHIVIFAMRKIYRGEELTYDYKFPIEDASNKLPCNCGAKKCRKFLN; from the exons GCTCCATGTTGGCTCAGGCAGACAAGCTTCCAATGACTGACAAGAGGGTTGCCAGCCTCCTAAAAAAGGCCAAAGCCCAGCTCTGCAAGATTGAGAAGAGTAAGAGTCTTAAACAAACTGACCAGCCCAAAGCACAG GGTCAAGAAAGTGACTCCTCGGAGACCTCTGTGCGAGGACCCCGGATTAAACATGTCTGCAGAAGAGCTGCTGTTGCCCTTGGCCGAAAACGAGCTGTGTTTCCTGATGACATGCCCACCCTGAGTGCCTTACCATGGGAAGAACGAGAAAAGATTTTGTCTTCCATGGGAAATGATG ACAAGTCATCGATCGCTGGCTCAGAAGATGCTGAACCTCTTGCTCCACCCATCAAACCAATTAAGCCTGTCACCAGAAACAAGGCGCCTCAGGAACCTCCGGTGAAGAAGGGACGGCGATCCAGGCGGTGCGGGCAGTGTCCCGGCTGCCAGGTGCCTGAGGACTGTGGTGTTTGCACTAACTGCTTGGATAAGCCCAAATTTGGTGGCCGCAACATAAAGAAGCAGTGCTGCAA GATGCGAAAATGTCAGAATCTACAATGGATGCCTTCCAAAGCCTACCTTCAGAAGCAAGCAAAAG ctgtgaaaaagaaagagaagaaatctaAGACCAGTGAAAAGAAGGAGAGCAAAGAGAGCAGCACTGTGAAGAACTCGGTGGACTCCAGTCAGAAATCTACCCCATCGGCAAGAGAGGATCCTGCCCCTAAGAAAAGCAACAGTGACCCTCCTCCCCGCAAATCCGTGGAGGACAAGAGTGAGGAAGGGAACACCGCCACCCCAGGACCTGAGGCCAAGCACGTGGCCACGCCCGCTTCCAGGAAGTCCAGCAAGCAGGTCTCCCAGCCGGCACCAGCCATCCCCCCACAACCCCCCAGCACAGCACCACCGAGAAAAGAAGTTCCCAAGACCACTCCCAGTGAGCCCAAGAAAAAGCCACCTCCACCTCCAGAGTCAG GTCCAGAGCAAAGCAAGCAGAAAAAAGTGGCTCCTCGCCCAAGTATTCCTgtaaaacaaaagccaaaagaaAAG GAGAAACCACCTCCGGTCAATAAGCAGGAAAATGCAGGCACTTTGAACATCCTCAGCACTCTCTCCAATGGCAATAGCTCCAAGCAGAAAGTTCCAGCAGATGGAGTCCACAGGATCAGAGTGGACTTTAAG gAGGATTGTGAAGCAGAAAATGTGTGGGAGATGGGAGGCTTAGGAATCTTGACCTCTGTCCCTATAACACCCAGGGTAGTTTGCTTTCTCTGTGCCAGTAGTGGCCACGTAGAG TTTGTGTATTGCCAAGTCTGTTGTGAGCCCTTCCACAAGTTTTGTCTGGAGGAGAACGAGCGCCCTCTGGAGGACCAGCTGGAAAACTGGTGTTGTCGCCGCTGCAAGTTCTGTCATGTCTGTGGGAGGCAGCATCAGGCTGCAAAG CAGCTGCTGGAGTGTAACAAGTGCCGAAACAGCTATCACCCTGAGTGCCTGGGACCAAATTACCCCACCAAAcccacaaagaaaaagaaggtttGG ATCTGTACGAAGTGTGTTCGCTGCAAGAGCTGTGGATCTACGACTCCCGGCAAAGGGTGGGATGCACAGTGGTCTCACGATTTCTCACTGTGCCATGATTGTGCCAAACTCTTTGCTAAAG GAAACTTCTGCCCTCTCTGTGATAAGTGTTATGATGATGATGACTATGAGAGTAAGATGATGCAGTGTGGGAAATGTGATCGATGGGTCCATTCCAAATGTGAGAATCTTTCAGGTACAGAAG ATGAGATGTATGAGATTCTGTCTAATCTGCCAGAGAGTGTGGCCTACACGTGTGTGAACTGCACAGAGCGGCACCCTGCGGAGTGGCGACTGGCCCTTGAGAAAGAGCTCCAGATCTCGCTGAAGCAAGTACTGACAGCCTTGTTGAACTCTCGGACCACCAGCCACCTGCTGCGCTACCGACAG GCTGCCAAACCTCCGGACTTAAATCCTGAGACAGAGGAGAGTATACCTTCTCGTAGCTCCCCAGAAGGACCTGATCCACCAGTGCTCACTGAGGTCAGCAAACAGGAAGATCAACAGCCTTTAGATCTGGAAGGAGTCAAGAGGAAAATGGACCAAGGGAACTACACATCTGTG TTGGAGTTCAGCGACGATATCGTGAAGATCATTCAAGCAGCCATTAATTCAGATGGAGGGCAGCCAGAGATTAAAAAAGCCAACAGCATGGTCAAGTCCTTCTTTATTCGG CAAATGGAACGTGTTTTTCCATGGTTCAGTGTCAAAAAGTCCAGGTTTTGGGAGCCAAATAAAGTATCAAGCAA CAGTGGGATGTTACCAAACGCAGTGCTTCCACCTTCACTTGACCATAATTATGCTCAGTGGCAGGAGCGAGAGGAAAACAGCCACACTGAGCAGCCTCCTTTAATGAAGAAAATCATTCCAGCTCCCAAACCTAAAGGGCCTGGAGAACCAGACTCACCAACTCCTCTGCATCCTCCTACACCACCAATTTTGA GTACTGATAGGAGTCGAGAAGATAGTCCGGAACTGAACCCACCCCCAGGCATAGAAGATAACAGACAGTGTGCATTGTGTTTGACGTATGGTGACGACAGTGCTAAT GATGCTGGCCGTTTGCTTTACATTGGCCAGAATGAATGGACACATGTAAATTGCGCTCTGTGGTCAGCAGAAGTGTTTGAAGACGATGATGGATCACTAAAGAATGTGCATATGGCTGTGATCAGGGGCAAGCAGCTG AGATGTGAATTCTGCCAAAAGCCAGGAGCCACTGTGGGTTGCTGCCTTACATCCTGCACCAGCAACTATCACTTCATGTGTTCCCGAGCCAAGAACTGTGTGTTTCTGGATGATAAAAAAGTGTATTGCCAACGACATCGGGATTTGATCAAAGGCGAG GTGGTTCCTGAGAATGGATTTGAAGTTTTTAGAAGAGTGTTTGTGGACTTTGAAGGAATCAGCTTGAGAAGGAAGTTTCTCAATGGATTAGAACCAGAAAATATCCACATGATGATTG GCTCCATGACAATTGACTGCTTAGGGATTCTGAATGATCTCTCTGACTGTGAGGATAAGCTCTTTCCTATTGGATATCA GTGTTCTCGGGTGTACTGGAGCACCACGGACGCCCGCAAGCGCTGCGTGTACACGTGCAAGATCGTCGAGTGCCGTCCCCCGGTGGTGGAGCCAGATATCAACAGCACTGTTGAACATGATGAAAACAGGACCATCGCTCACAGTCCACCGTCTTTTGCAG AAATTTCACCCAAGGAAAGTCAAAACACAGCAGAAATTGTAAGTCCTCCATCACCAGATCGACCTCCTCATTCCCAAACCTCTGGTTCCTGTTTCTATCACGTCATCTCAAAGGTCCCTAGGATTCGAACACCCAGCTATTCTCCAACACAGAGATCTCCTGGCTGTAGACCACTGCCTTCTGCAG gaAGCCCTACCCCAACCACTCATGAAATAGTCACAGTGGGTGACCCTTTACTCTCCTCTGGACTTCGAAGCATTGGCTCCAGGCGTCACAGTACTTCTTCCTTGTCACCCCAGCGGTCTAAGCTCCGGATAATGTCTCCGATGAGAACTGGGAGCACTTACTCCAGGAAcagtgtctcctctgtctccaccACAGGGGCCACTGCGGATCTGGAGTCAAGTGCCAAAGCGGTCGATCATGTCTTAGGGCCACTGAATTCTAATGCTAATTTAGGGCAGAACACTCCCACCTCTTCAAATTTGCAAAGGACAGCGGTTACTGTGGGCACTAAAACCAGTCACTTGGATGGCTCTTCATCTTTAGAAACGAAGCATTCCAGTGCTTCAGACTTGACATCCAAGAGCTCCTCTTTGAAGGGAGAGAAGACCAAAATGCCGAGTTCCAAGAACTCAGAGGGATCGGCCCATAATGTTGGTTACCCTGGCATTCCGAAACTGGCTCCGCAGGTTCATAATGCAACAGCTGGAGaattaaatgttaataaaatgggCACTTTTGCTGACCTTTCTTCAGTGCCATTTTCTTCTAAAGAGGGCCTCCCCTTCCCACCACTCCATTTGAGAGGGCAGAGAAACGAGCGAGACCAACAGACAAATGGCAACCAGTCAGCAAACCCCAATCCCGATGAAGATGCTGAAGTCAAAACCTTGAAGCTGTCTGGAGTGAGCAGCAGATCATCCATTATCAATGAACACGTGGGAGCCAGCTCCAGAGATAggagacagaaagggaaaaaatcttgTAAAGAAACTTTCAAAGAAAAGCATTCCAGTAAACCTTTCTTGGAACCTGGTCAGGTGGCAACTGGTGAGGAAGGAAACCTAAAGCCAGAGTTTGTTGATGAAATGTTGACTCCTGATTTCATGGGGCAACGATCATGTAATAATGTTTCTTCTGAGAAGACTGGGGACAAAGTCCATCCTATTCCAGGAGTCCCCAAAGCTCCATCCATGCAAGTGGAAGGATCTGCAAAGGAATTACAGACACCCCGGAAACGCACAGTTAAAGTAACACTGACACCTCTAAAAATGGAGAGTGAGGGTCAGTCCAAGAACACCCTGAAAGAAAGTAGTCCCGTTTCCCCTTTGCAGATAGAGTCTGTGTCTCCAACAGAACCAGTTTCTGCCTCAGAAAGCCCAGGAGATGGTCCTGTGGCCCAACCAAGCCCCAATAATACGTCATCCCAGGATTCTCAAAGTAACAACTATCAGAATCTTCCAGTACAGGACAGAAACCTGATGCTTCCGGATGGCCCCAAACCTCAGGAAGATGGCTCTTTCAAGAGGAGATACCCCCGCCGCAGTGCCCGGGCACGCTCTAACATGTTCTTTGGGCTCACCCCACTCTATGGAGTAAGGTCCTATGGCGAAGAAGACATTCCATTTTACAGCAGCTCAACTGGGAAGAAGCGAGGCAAGAGGTCCGCTGAAGGACAGGTGGACGGGGCAGACGACCTGAGCACTTCAGATGAAGACGACTTATACTATTACAACTTCTCTAGGACAGTGATTTCTTCAGGTGGAGAGGAACGGCTGACACCCCATAATTTATTTCGGGAGGAAGAACAGTGTGATCTTCCAAAAATCtcacagttggatggcatcgacGATGGGACAGAGAGTGATACCAGCGTCACAGCCACAACTCGGAAGAGCAGCCAGATTCcaaaaagaaacagtaaagaaAACGGAACAGAGAACTTGAAGATGGATCGGCCTGAAGACACTGGGGAAAAGGAACATGTCATTAAGAGCTCAGTTGGCCACAAGAATGAGCCAAAGGTGGATAACTGCCACGCCGTGAGCAGAGTGAAAGCACCGGGGCAGgactccctggaggctcagctcaGCTCGCTGGAGTCGAGCCGCAGGGTCCACACAAGCACCCCTTCAGATAAAAACTTGCTGGACACCTATAACACCGAGCTCCTGAAGTCAGATTCGGATAACAACAACAGTGACGACTGTGGGAACATCCTGCCCTCGGACATTATGGACTTTGTCCTAAAGAATACTCCGTCCATGCAGGCTTTGGGTGAGAGCCCAGAGTCCTCTTCGTCAGAACTCCTCAACCTTGGTGAAGGCTTGGGTCTTGACAGCAATCGTGAAAAAGACATGGGTCTTTTTGAAGTGTTTTCCCAGCAGTTGCCGACGACAGAGCCTGTGGACAGTAGTGTCTCTTCCTCCATCTCAGCGGAGGAGCAGTTTGAGTTGCCCTTAGAGCTGCCATCAGATCTCTCCGTCCTGACCACCCGGAGTCCCACGGTCCCTAGCCAGAACTCCAGTAGGCTAGCCGTGATCTCAGACTCAGGAGAGAAGAGAGTAACCATCACAGAAAAAGCTTCCTCTGAAGGCGACTCCTCCCTGCTGAGTCCAGGAGTAGATCCCAGTCCTGAGGGCCACATGACTCCCGACCACTTTATCCAGGGTCACATGGATGCGGACCACATCTCCAGCCCTCCCTGTGGCTCTGTGGAGCAAGGTCATGGCAACAATCAGGACTTAACTAGAAACAGCAACACCCCTGGCCTTCAGGTACCCGTTTCCCCTACTGTTCCCATCCAGAATCAGAAATACGCGCCCAACTCCACTGACAGTCCTGGCCCGTCTCAGATTTCCAATGCCGCTGTCCAGACCACTCCGCCCCACCTGAAGCCAGCCACTGAGAAACTCATTGTTGTTAACCAGAACATGCAGCCACTCTACGTCCTCCAAACCCTTCCGAATGGAGTGACCCAGAAAATCCAGCTGACCTCGTCTGTAAGTTCAGCACCCAGTGTGATGGAGACAAACACGTCCGTGTTGGGCCCCATGGGAAGTGGTCTCACCCTCACCACAGGACTCAACCCGAACCTGCCAGCCTCTCAGTCGTTGTTCCCTCCTGCTACCAAAGGCTTGCTCCCCATGTCTCATCACCAGCACTTACATTCCTTCCCCGCCGCTACTCAGAGTAGCTTCCCCCCCAACATCAGCAGTCCTTCGGGCCTACTCATCGGGGTTCAGCCTTCTCCAGACCCCCAGCTTTTGGTTTCAGAAGCCAGCCAGAGGACAGACCTCAGTACCACGGTAGCCACTCCATCCTCTGGACTCAAGAAAAGACCCATATCTCGCCTGCAGACCCGAAAGAATAAGAAACTTGCCCCCTCTAGTACCCCTTCCAACATTGCCCCTTCAGACGTGGTTTCCAACATGACACTGATTAACTTCACTCCCTCCCAACTTCCGAATCATCCCAATCTCTTAGACTTGGGGTCACTGAATACTTCATCTCACCGAACTGTCCCCAACATCATAAAAAGGTCTAAATCTGGCATTATGTATTTTGAACAGGCACCCCTGCTACCGCAGAGTGTGGGGGGGACCACTGCCCCGGCGGCAGGCACTGCTACCATAAGCCAGGATACCAGCCACCTCACGACAGGGCCCGTGTCTGGCCTGGCCTCCGGTTCCTCCGTCCTGAACGTTGTATCCATGCAAACTACCACCGCCCCCACAAGTAGTGCATCTGTTCCAGGACACGTCGCGTTAACCAACCCCAGGTTGCTGGGTACCCCGGATATCGGCTCCATAAGCAATCTTCTAATCAAAGCCAGCCAGCAGAGCCTGGGGATTCAAGACCAGCCTGTGGCTTTACCGCCAAGTTCGGGAATGTTTCCACCACTGGGGACGTCACAGACTCCCTCCACGGGCGCGATGACGGCTGCACCCAGCATCTGTGTGCTCCCCTCTACCCAGACAGCGGGTGTCACAGCTGCTTCGCCTTCTGGGGAAGCAGAAGAACACTATCAGCTCCACCATGTGAACCAGCTCCTCGCCAGCAAAACTGGGGTTCTCTCTTCCCAACGGGATCTTGATTCTGCTCCAGGATCCCAGGGATCCAGCTTTACCCAGACAGTAGATGCTCCTAATCCCATGGGCCTGGAGCAGAACAAGGCTTTACCCTCAGCTATGCAAGCCAGCTCAGCCTCTCCAGGGGGTTCCCCATCCTCCGGACAGCGGTCAGCGAGTCCCTCAGTGCCGGGGCCCACGAAACCCAAACCAAAAATCAAACGGATTCAGCTGCCTTTGGACAAAGGGAGTGGCAAGAAGCACAAAGTTTCCCACTTGCGGACCAGTTCTTCTGAAGCACACATTCCAGACCAAGAAGCCAACACGACACCCCAGACCTCAGTCACAGG GACTCCAGGAGCAGAGGCTGAGCCGCAGGATACAGCTAGTGTGGAGCAGTCACCACAGAAGGAGTGTGGGCAGCCTGCAGC GCAAGTGGCTGCTCTTCCTGAGATTCAGACAACACAGAATCCAGCACATGAACCAGAAAATTCAG AACCTAAAACGGCGGAAGAGGAAGAAAGTAATTTCAGCTCTCCACTGATGCTTTGGCTCCAGCAAGAACAGAAGCGGAAAGAAAGCATTGCTGAGAAAAAGCCCAAGAAAGGActtgtttttgaaatttcaagTGATGATGGCTTTCAGATATGTGCAGAAAGTATTGAAG ATGCCTGGAAGTCGCTGACAGACAAAGTCCAGGAGGCTCGGTCCAACGCCCGCCTGAAGCAGCTCTCATTTGCAG GTGTGAACGGTTTGCGGATGCTGGGGATTCTCCATGACGCTGTTGTATTCCTGATTGAGCAACTGTCTGGTGCCAAGCACTGTAGGAATTACAAATTCCGTTTCCACAAACCAGAGGAGGCCAATGAGCCCCCACTGAACCCTCACGGCTCAGCCAGGGCTGAAGTCCACCTGAGGCAA TCAGCCTTTGACATGTTTAACTTCCTGGCTTCTAAACACCGGCAGCCTCCTGAGTACAACCCCAATgacgaggaagaggaggaggtgcAGCTGAAGTCAGCTCG GAGGGCAACTAGTATGGATCTACCAATGCCCATGCGTTTCCGGCACTTAAAAAAGACTTCTAAGGAGGCAGTTGGTGTCTACAG GTCTCCCATCCACGGCCGGGGTCTTTTTTGTAAGAGAAACATTGATGCAGGTGAGATGGTGATTGAGTATGCTGGCAACGTCATCCGTTCCATCCAGACTGACAAGCGAGAGAAGTACTATGACAGCAAG GGCATCGGCTGCTACATGTTCCGGATCGATGACTCTGAGGTGGTGGACGCCACCATGCACGGGAACGCCGCCCGCTTCATCAACCACTCATGTGAGCCCAACTGCTACTCTCGGGTCATCAACATCGACGGGCAGAAGCACATTGTCATCTTCGCCATGCGCAAGATCTACCGAGGGGAGGAACTCACTTACGACTATAAATTCCCCATTGAGGACGCCAGCAACAAGCTCCCCTGCAACTGTGGTGCCAAGAAATGCCGGAAGTTCCTAAACTAA